The following proteins are co-located in the Pyrobaculum calidifontis JCM 11548 genome:
- the metG gene encoding methionine--tRNA ligase: protein MAKYVIGSAWPYVQTVPHLGNMIGSVLSADVYARYLRLRGHDVVFVSGSDMHGTPIEVEAIQLGVDPAEYAFKMHGVVAELFKRWNISFDLYTHTHSETHVAFVQEFFKRIYENGYIFTKDEEMPYCPRDKIFLPDRFIIGKCPYCGYERARGDQCENCGRLLDPKQLVEPRCAVCGSKPEWRLTRHWYLDLRRLEDKIRKYVEENPHLPQNAKEMSLAMLKEGLKPRAVTRDNKWGIPAPFPGAEGKTIYVWFEAVLGYISAVVEHFKRLGKESEWEKYWRDPDTKIIFFVGKDNIPFHVIILPALLLANGGGYTLPTTTASTEYLLYEGDKFSKSRRWGIWIDEALHLLPADYWRFILVYIRPENRDTSFTWAQALEIVNKVLNDDVGNYVNRVLSFIKSRMGGVVPPPGTPQEEDKSFLQAALQLFKKAERHYEAVELKDALHTVVEIAREGNRYLNARAPWDLLKTRPEEANAVMYHAYWSLKMLAAGLAPVIPESVEKMWEMMGRPASLTWDEALREPAPGVKLGEVKPLFRKVGEDEVKKMLQALEQMKREKASKKYPWEQALL from the coding sequence GTGGCTAAGTACGTCATAGGCTCGGCTTGGCCGTATGTACAAACAGTGCCTCACCTCGGCAACATGATAGGCTCTGTCCTCTCCGCTGACGTATATGCCAGGTACCTACGGCTGAGGGGGCACGACGTGGTCTTTGTCTCTGGCAGCGACATGCACGGCACGCCGATTGAGGTTGAGGCAATTCAACTCGGCGTCGACCCCGCGGAGTATGCCTTCAAAATGCACGGGGTGGTGGCAGAGCTTTTCAAGAGGTGGAACATATCCTTCGACCTCTACACTCACACCCACTCTGAGACCCACGTGGCGTTTGTCCAAGAGTTCTTCAAGCGGATATACGAGAACGGGTACATATTCACCAAAGACGAGGAGATGCCCTACTGCCCCAGAGACAAGATCTTCCTCCCCGACAGATTCATTATTGGGAAGTGCCCCTACTGCGGCTACGAGAGGGCGAGGGGAGACCAGTGCGAGAACTGCGGCCGCCTCCTAGACCCAAAGCAGCTGGTAGAGCCCCGCTGCGCCGTATGCGGCTCTAAGCCTGAGTGGCGCCTCACGAGGCACTGGTACCTAGACCTAAGGAGGCTGGAGGACAAGATTAGGAAATACGTGGAGGAGAACCCCCACCTCCCCCAAAACGCCAAGGAGATGTCTCTGGCGATGCTGAAGGAGGGTCTCAAGCCAAGGGCAGTCACTAGGGACAACAAGTGGGGCATCCCCGCGCCGTTCCCGGGGGCGGAGGGCAAGACTATCTACGTCTGGTTTGAAGCCGTGCTGGGCTACATATCGGCCGTGGTCGAGCACTTCAAGAGGCTGGGGAAGGAGTCCGAGTGGGAGAAGTACTGGCGCGACCCCGACACGAAGATAATATTCTTCGTGGGCAAGGACAATATCCCATTCCACGTGATTATACTCCCCGCCCTGCTCTTGGCCAACGGCGGCGGGTACACTCTGCCCACCACCACGGCCTCCACTGAGTACCTCCTCTACGAGGGCGACAAGTTTTCGAAAAGCAGGAGGTGGGGCATATGGATAGACGAGGCCCTCCACCTACTCCCAGCGGACTATTGGAGGTTCATCTTAGTCTACATAAGGCCGGAGAATAGAGACACGAGTTTCACCTGGGCCCAGGCCCTTGAAATTGTAAACAAGGTCTTAAACGACGACGTGGGGAACTACGTCAATAGAGTCTTGTCGTTTATAAAGAGCAGGATGGGCGGCGTCGTTCCTCCGCCGGGCACGCCGCAGGAGGAGGACAAGAGCTTTCTCCAAGCGGCGCTCCAGCTGTTTAAGAAGGCCGAGCGGCACTACGAGGCCGTGGAGCTAAAAGACGCACTCCACACCGTCGTCGAAATTGCGAGAGAGGGCAATAGGTACCTCAACGCGAGGGCGCCGTGGGACTTGCTAAAGACGCGGCCGGAGGAGGCTAACGCGGTGATGTACCACGCCTACTGGTCGCTGAAGATGCTCGCCGCGGGCTTGGCGCCAGTGATCCCGGAGAGCGTTGAAAAGATGTGGGAGATGATGGGGAGGCCGGCCTCCCTCACGTGGGACGAGGCGCTGAGGGAGCCGGCGCCAGGGGTCAAGCTGGGGGAGGTAAAGCCCCTGTTCAGAAAAGTGGGGGAGGACGAGGTTAAGAAGATGTTGCAAGCTCTTGAGCAAATGAAGAGGGAGAAGGCGTCGAAGAAGTACCCCTGGGAACAAGCTCTCCTATGA
- a CDS encoding MraY family glycosyltransferase: MWQIALAFFGGVAFGWWWVKYQRAAGITSRDVYKGIDGVPKAGGLMAVVGAALGYLALAPQIPEALLVFIAALIIGMLGLWDDLRGVSEYVRVFVPLLVALVVARALGEVRLTLPLVGLFYGATGWFSVLAIPVVTNAFNMLDPVNGFLPMANVAVALALAAVAYVRGDLGAVMLLLVHAAAAAALYVYNRYPAKTFNGNVGSYFLGASISTVAVVYDLVAYLVLAALPFITNGVLIIFSSGGIKGREKIQRPTRVEGGVVQQDCSSPIVSLVRLAVSERAMSEYEIFKALTLAVLTTSLLTAALAFMLRAYSLPV, from the coding sequence ATGTGGCAAATAGCCCTGGCCTTCTTTGGGGGCGTGGCCTTTGGGTGGTGGTGGGTTAAATACCAGAGGGCAGCGGGCATCACCTCCCGCGACGTCTATAAGGGCATAGACGGCGTGCCGAAGGCGGGGGGGCTTATGGCAGTGGTGGGGGCCGCCCTGGGCTACCTGGCGCTTGCCCCCCAGATCCCAGAGGCTCTGCTCGTCTTCATCGCGGCGCTTATAATCGGCATGTTGGGCCTCTGGGACGACTTGAGGGGGGTCAGCGAGTACGTGAGAGTGTTTGTGCCGCTCCTCGTGGCGCTTGTGGTGGCCAGGGCCCTTGGCGAGGTGAGACTCACCCTCCCCCTGGTGGGGCTGTTCTACGGCGCCACCGGCTGGTTTTCAGTGCTGGCGATCCCGGTGGTGACAAATGCCTTCAACATGTTGGACCCAGTAAACGGCTTTTTGCCCATGGCAAACGTGGCGGTGGCCCTCGCCTTAGCCGCCGTGGCGTATGTCAGAGGCGACTTAGGCGCCGTAATGCTGTTGTTAGTCCACGCAGCGGCCGCGGCGGCGCTCTACGTCTACAACAGGTACCCCGCCAAGACCTTCAACGGTAACGTGGGTAGCTACTTCCTGGGCGCCAGCATTTCCACGGTAGCCGTGGTGTACGACCTAGTGGCCTACCTAGTGCTCGCGGCTCTCCCGTTTATTACAAACGGCGTGTTGATAATCTTCTCCTCGGGCGGCATAAAGGGGCGTGAGAAAATCCAGAGGCCCACAAGGGTGGAGGGCGGGGTGGTGCAACAAGACTGCTCCTCCCCCATAGTCTCTCTGGTTAGGCTGGCAGTCTCGGAGAGGGCCATGTCGGAGTATGAGATATTTAAGGCCCTGACTCTGGCTGTGTTGACCACTTCCCTCCTAACGGCGGCGCTGGCGTTTATGCTACGTGCATACTCGCTACCGGTATGA
- a CDS encoding HAD family hydrolase translates to MIKMITLDVWGTILPVEPALKTVVDVIYKSLGGRAPFQTLQALVNEERRKIKLARREKHEVVPPVYVLLDMQRQLRSRGINAAFDVYQVQEAIDQAVGSLEIAPEGDAVEAIKLAKDEGYKIGIISNVLFWRSRATKRLLESLGIAQLVDLQLYADDVGYVKPSVQIFEAARQILLGDVVPDVYLHIGDDMYEDFLGALMASYGAVLVDRHGVYVKKEFVESIPCRAYIVRSLKTLPLVLHAAESCVKEASL, encoded by the coding sequence GTGATTAAGATGATAACTCTAGACGTTTGGGGCACAATTCTGCCAGTGGAGCCTGCCTTAAAAACTGTTGTGGACGTAATTTACAAAAGCCTAGGGGGCAGGGCGCCTTTTCAGACGCTTCAGGCGCTGGTAAACGAGGAGAGGAGGAAGATTAAGCTGGCTAGGAGAGAAAAGCACGAGGTAGTGCCGCCGGTCTACGTACTGCTCGACATGCAGAGGCAGCTCCGCAGTAGGGGCATAAACGCCGCCTTCGACGTATACCAAGTGCAAGAGGCCATAGACCAGGCGGTTGGGAGCTTGGAAATTGCCCCAGAGGGCGACGCCGTTGAGGCGATTAAGTTGGCAAAAGACGAGGGGTATAAGATAGGCATTATTTCAAATGTCCTCTTCTGGCGGTCTAGGGCGACTAAGAGGTTGTTGGAGAGCTTGGGCATAGCCCAGCTGGTGGACTTGCAACTGTACGCAGACGACGTTGGCTACGTCAAGCCCTCTGTGCAGATATTTGAGGCGGCTCGGCAGATATTGCTGGGAGACGTGGTCCCCGACGTATATCTCCACATAGGCGACGACATGTACGAAGACTTCCTAGGCGCCTTGATGGCAAGCTACGGCGCCGTGCTCGTGGATAGACATGGTGTCTACGTGAAAAAGGAGTTTGTGGAGTCTATACCCTGCAGGGCGTACATTGTGCGTAGCTTAAAGACTCTCCCACTTGTGTTACACGCGGCGGAGAGCTGCGTTAAAGAAGCTTCGTTGTGA
- the metG gene encoding methionine--tRNA ligase subunit beta codes for MDREGGMAITIDDFKRVELRVGKVVEASRVEGSKKLLKLVVDIGTEKRQIVAGLAEYYKPEEMVGKYVVVVANLQPRKIMGIESQGMLLATCDKPVLLTIERGGDEHVGEHVC; via the coding sequence ATGGACCGAGAAGGCGGCATGGCCATTACCATCGACGACTTTAAGCGCGTCGAGCTCCGCGTGGGGAAAGTAGTGGAGGCCTCGCGGGTGGAGGGGTCAAAAAAGCTGTTAAAGCTGGTGGTAGACATCGGCACTGAGAAGAGGCAGATAGTGGCCGGCCTCGCGGAGTACTACAAGCCTGAGGAGATGGTGGGGAAGTACGTGGTAGTTGTGGCAAATCTCCAGCCCCGGAAGATCATGGGCATCGAGAGCCAGGGCATGTTGCTGGCCACCTGCGACAAGCCAGTCCTCTTGACCATTGAGAGAGGCGGTGACGAGCACGTGGGGGAGCATGTATGTTAA
- a CDS encoding MinD/ParA family ATP-binding protein produces MKSLIFFSGTKGGTGKTTLALNTAVVLAYAWRNDAQYPVVLLDLTPGLGTASLILLGDYLAAWGRPSLSDYFAGKISDPLRAFYLKRWTTDRGDFQLVFAYLTQDVNVSRRYLEYLVQNVETRLRPKLLVIDAPPMAQSPHLSGLVNFVAPVVTPDVSAIEATKYYLGSMGGTRLKPVLNMYMPEYQISAVYLAHWERVVERSLGEPPHIIPYDKAIQAARQALEIEVLKLRPGESPGVKAILEYAKYLTTKLL; encoded by the coding sequence ATGAAGAGCTTAATCTTCTTCTCTGGAACAAAGGGGGGCACTGGCAAGACTACGCTGGCGTTAAACACAGCAGTGGTGCTCGCCTATGCCTGGCGCAACGACGCCCAGTACCCAGTGGTATTGCTAGACCTCACCCCTGGGCTTGGCACAGCCTCCCTAATCCTCCTCGGGGACTACCTAGCCGCGTGGGGCCGCCCCTCGCTTTCTGACTACTTCGCCGGCAAGATCTCAGACCCCCTCCGCGCCTTCTACCTAAAGAGGTGGACCACAGACAGGGGGGATTTCCAACTGGTCTTCGCCTACTTGACCCAAGACGTCAATGTGTCTAGGCGCTACCTGGAGTACTTGGTGCAAAACGTAGAGACGCGGCTTAGGCCCAAGCTTCTGGTGATAGACGCGCCTCCCATGGCTCAATCTCCCCACCTCTCGGGCCTGGTGAACTTCGTGGCGCCGGTGGTTACGCCGGACGTATCCGCGATAGAGGCCACGAAGTACTACCTTGGCTCAATGGGGGGGACGCGGCTTAAGCCCGTCTTGAATATGTACATGCCTGAGTACCAAATAAGCGCCGTATACCTAGCCCACTGGGAGCGCGTAGTAGAGCGCTCGCTGGGCGAGCCGCCTCACATAATCCCCTACGACAAGGCGATACAGGCGGCTAGGCAAGCCCTTGAGATAGAGGTTTTGAAGCTTAGGCCAGGCGAGTCGCCGGGGGTCAAGGCGATACTGGAATACGCGAAGTACCTCACAACGAAGCTTCTTTAA
- a CDS encoding alpha/beta fold hydrolase: protein MNERYITVEGRQVRVVQGGSGKPLVLLHGWSFNADDWVNSGIFARLAASYEVYAVDMPYGVKTKSERFQAPRPEYAKFLRRVLDALGLVDPPLVGPSASGEVVLWYVAMGLPTRAAVVVGPVGLRGELLEKLAEVDTPILAIWGERDEISPPSNAELLRGRRVEKAVIKGAGHAAYLDKPEEFVSLVVKFLEKVY from the coding sequence ATGAATGAGCGGTATATAACGGTTGAGGGGAGACAGGTGCGCGTGGTGCAGGGGGGCTCTGGGAAACCCCTTGTGCTTCTCCATGGGTGGTCTTTTAACGCAGACGACTGGGTCAACAGCGGCATTTTTGCGAGGCTGGCCGCCTCCTACGAGGTCTACGCCGTGGATATGCCCTACGGCGTTAAGACCAAGAGCGAGCGGTTTCAGGCGCCTAGGCCGGAGTACGCCAAGTTTCTGAGGCGGGTCTTAGATGCGTTAGGACTTGTGGATCCGCCGCTTGTGGGGCCCAGCGCGTCGGGGGAAGTGGTGCTGTGGTACGTGGCCATGGGCCTGCCCACTAGGGCCGCGGTGGTGGTGGGGCCCGTGGGGCTTAGGGGGGAGCTCTTGGAGAAGCTCGCCGAGGTGGACACGCCCATATTGGCCATATGGGGGGAGCGGGACGAAATTTCGCCTCCGTCCAACGCAGAGCTGTTGAGGGGGAGGCGGGTGGAGAAGGCGGTGATTAAGGGGGCGGGCCACGCCGCTTATTTAGACAAGCCGGAGGAGTTTGTCTCACTAGTGGTCAAGTTTTTGGAAAAGGTCTACTAG
- a CDS encoding VTT domain-containing protein: protein MIHCPLWGLFLAVFISHAVPLAHLPGYTLVAVCVATSHNLADLAAAALAVALGAALGKVVVFFTSRKIGEAVMGREAEYAKRLFEKISKWGIDLAVVAFAASPLPDDVLYIPLGMAGYDLRRFFVAVLAGKAVLAVILVFFFGELGSLFLDTLGVAGVALTIGLAVLGSVLVARVRWSAVLQAYEAEGAKAALKAAFKSAFSRK, encoded by the coding sequence GTGATCCACTGCCCGCTCTGGGGGCTGTTCCTCGCGGTGTTTATATCTCACGCGGTGCCCCTGGCCCACCTGCCCGGCTACACTCTTGTGGCCGTATGTGTTGCGACAAGCCACAATTTGGCCGATTTAGCGGCGGCCGCCTTGGCGGTGGCGCTGGGCGCTGCCCTGGGGAAAGTCGTGGTGTTTTTTACAAGTCGTAAGATAGGCGAGGCTGTCATGGGCAGAGAGGCGGAGTACGCCAAGAGGTTGTTTGAGAAAATTTCGAAGTGGGGAATAGACTTGGCGGTCGTGGCCTTTGCCGCATCTCCACTGCCAGATGACGTCTTGTACATACCGCTGGGCATGGCCGGATACGACTTGAGGCGCTTCTTTGTTGCCGTGTTGGCTGGAAAGGCCGTCTTGGCCGTAATCCTGGTGTTCTTCTTCGGAGAGCTGGGCAGCCTCTTTTTAGACACGCTGGGTGTCGCTGGGGTGGCGCTGACCATTGGGCTGGCGGTCTTAGGCTCTGTGCTAGTGGCGAGGGTAAGGTGGTCCGCAGTGCTCCAGGCGTACGAGGCCGAGGGGGCCAAGGCGGCTTTAAAGGCTGCGTTTAAGTCGGCGTTTTCAAGAAAATAA
- a CDS encoding MiaB/RimO family radical SAM methylthiotransferase codes for MAKAYVEAFGCWLAKADAEVIRQRLGLVPVARPEDADVILVYTCAVREDGEVRQLARIRELAGLGREMIVAGCLARLRPHTVKSLAPHAELIYPSQVEGGREREMRVLPRFEGGLVYVVPLQVGCLGNCTFCATKYTRGGAGYVKSADPDEVIRHVKKAVEGGAREIYLTGQDVITYGFDARWRSGWTLPDLLERLLREVDGEYRVRIGMSEPWVFERFADQILDIVKRDRRVYRYFHLPVQSGSDRVLKAMGRRYTVDEYKELIRKIRRVLGEPVFIATDIIVGFPGEEWEDFLATVKLVEELQFDKVHVARFSPRPFTEAAVMPRQVPDAEKKRRSKILSEVALRVAHLRNGARVGSRDVVLITEVDHGLVVGRAGDYRQVVVKRGPGDGLLGQFVEVVVAGAGPVYLYGDVIGELVPRGTSSTPSPSSFAQELATSS; via the coding sequence GTGGCTAAGGCGTACGTCGAGGCCTTTGGCTGCTGGCTTGCGAAGGCTGACGCAGAGGTAATTAGGCAGAGACTCGGCCTCGTCCCTGTGGCAAGGCCGGAGGACGCCGACGTTATACTTGTCTACACATGCGCCGTGAGAGAGGACGGCGAAGTTAGACAGTTGGCCAGGATAAGGGAGTTGGCGGGCCTTGGGAGAGAGATGATTGTGGCTGGGTGCCTCGCCCGCTTGAGGCCTCACACTGTGAAGAGCCTTGCGCCACACGCCGAGTTGATCTACCCCTCGCAGGTGGAGGGCGGGAGGGAGAGGGAGATGAGAGTCCTCCCACGGTTTGAGGGCGGCCTCGTCTACGTTGTCCCCCTTCAAGTGGGCTGTCTGGGGAACTGCACCTTCTGCGCCACTAAGTACACGAGGGGCGGCGCTGGGTATGTCAAAAGCGCAGACCCCGACGAGGTGATACGCCACGTGAAAAAGGCCGTGGAGGGGGGCGCCAGGGAGATCTACCTCACGGGGCAAGACGTAATTACGTACGGCTTTGACGCAAGGTGGAGGAGTGGGTGGACTCTGCCCGACCTCTTGGAGCGGCTGTTGAGAGAGGTGGACGGGGAGTACAGAGTGCGCATTGGCATGTCTGAGCCGTGGGTCTTTGAGCGGTTTGCAGACCAGATATTGGACATCGTGAAGCGCGACCGGCGGGTGTATCGGTACTTCCACCTCCCCGTCCAGTCTGGCAGCGACAGAGTGCTCAAGGCCATGGGGAGGCGCTACACGGTGGACGAGTACAAGGAGCTTATACGCAAGATTAGGCGCGTCTTGGGCGAGCCGGTCTTCATAGCCACAGACATAATTGTGGGATTCCCGGGCGAGGAGTGGGAGGACTTCTTGGCCACGGTGAAGCTGGTGGAGGAGTTGCAGTTTGACAAAGTCCACGTGGCTCGGTTTAGCCCTAGGCCTTTCACAGAGGCTGCTGTTATGCCGCGCCAAGTGCCGGACGCGGAGAAGAAGCGGCGTAGCAAAATCCTCTCAGAGGTCGCCCTCAGAGTGGCCCACCTCAGAAACGGCGCGAGGGTGGGCTCTCGCGACGTGGTGTTAATAACCGAGGTGGACCACGGCTTAGTGGTGGGGAGGGCCGGCGACTATAGGCAGGTGGTTGTGAAGAGGGGGCCCGGCGACGGGCTCCTGGGCCAGTTCGTCGAAGTGGTGGTGGCCGGGGCTGGGCCCGTCTACCTATACGGCGACGTCATAGGAGAGCTTGTTCCCAGGGGTACTTCTTCGACGCCTTCTCCCTCTTCATTTGCTCAAGAGCTTGCAACATCTTCTTAA
- a CDS encoding phosphoglycolate phosphatase has protein sequence MGCKVLVVDLDGTLTLSRNTYELSVEALLALRRARDAGLRVVLATANGLDFALTVARYLGVRDVIAENGCLVHVDGVTYELCSGDMSAVDRAVLATGAVEPSPQNKCRKYDLAYVPKAANAVELVRAAVGPGYVVESSGYAIHVRPAGVDKGTAVRWLCERFGVPCHQVAAVGDSDVDVGMLEVGWGIAVGNATPAAKRAARYVAEGPSGLGFKEAVELILSGEACTP, from the coding sequence GTGGGGTGTAAGGTGCTTGTTGTAGACCTGGATGGGACTCTTACCCTGAGCCGTAACACCTATGAGTTGTCTGTGGAGGCTCTCTTGGCGCTGAGGAGGGCGCGTGACGCGGGGCTTCGGGTTGTGTTGGCTACGGCGAACGGCCTGGACTTCGCCCTCACTGTGGCTAGGTATCTTGGGGTGAGGGACGTCATTGCAGAAAACGGCTGCCTTGTCCACGTCGATGGTGTGACTTATGAGCTGTGTAGTGGGGACATGTCTGCTGTGGATAGGGCGGTGTTGGCCACGGGGGCTGTTGAGCCGAGTCCTCAGAACAAGTGTAGGAAGTACGACTTGGCCTATGTGCCCAAGGCGGCAAATGCCGTGGAGCTCGTGAGGGCGGCAGTTGGGCCGGGGTACGTGGTGGAGTCGAGTGGGTACGCCATCCATGTGAGGCCCGCCGGCGTTGACAAGGGCACCGCGGTGAGGTGGCTCTGCGAGAGGTTTGGGGTGCCTTGCCACCAAGTGGCGGCGGTGGGGGACAGCGACGTGGATGTGGGCATGTTGGAGGTGGGGTGGGGCATCGCGGTGGGCAACGCCACGCCGGCCGCCAAGCGCGCGGCGAGGTACGTGGCGGAGGGCCCAAGCGGGCTGGGGTTTAAAGAGGCTGTGGAGTTGATCTTGTCGGGGGAGGCGTGTACGCCCTAG
- the uppS gene encoding polyprenyl diphosphate synthase: MYVKIPTHIAVIPDGNRRYAKKVGLDFYHAYKRGVEKVRSFLLWALEYREIKNVTFFALSTENLQRSRLELEILFRIFEEELRKTLEDPLIHENRVRVRFIGDMSLLPSRVVKWAEELEAATKNYGNYHLTLALGYGGRAEIVRCVKRLLSGEVKLAEVTEESLFQCLDTRDLPNPEPDVVVRTGGEKRLSNFLLYQTAYSELVFLDKLWPEVEREDLAYIVEEYSRRQRRFGR; the protein is encoded by the coding sequence ATGTATGTTAAAATCCCCACGCACATCGCAGTAATACCCGACGGCAATAGGAGATACGCCAAGAAGGTCGGACTAGACTTCTACCACGCCTACAAGAGGGGCGTGGAGAAGGTGAGGTCGTTCCTGCTTTGGGCCCTTGAGTATCGGGAGATTAAGAACGTCACCTTCTTCGCCCTATCCACTGAGAACCTCCAGAGAAGCCGCCTAGAGCTCGAGATCCTCTTTAGAATATTCGAGGAGGAGCTTCGGAAGACTCTGGAGGACCCCCTCATCCATGAGAACAGAGTAAGAGTCAGATTCATTGGAGACATGTCGCTTTTGCCCAGTAGAGTTGTAAAGTGGGCCGAGGAGCTGGAGGCTGCCACAAAGAACTACGGCAACTACCACTTGACCCTCGCCCTGGGCTACGGGGGCCGCGCCGAGATTGTGAGATGTGTGAAAAGGCTTTTATCTGGCGAAGTGAAGCTGGCCGAGGTAACTGAGGAGTCTCTCTTCCAGTGTTTAGACACGAGGGATTTGCCCAACCCAGAGCCCGACGTGGTGGTGAGGACAGGCGGGGAGAAGAGGCTCAGCAACTTCCTCCTCTACCAGACGGCGTACTCGGAGCTGGTGTTTTTAGACAAGCTCTGGCCCGAGGTAGAGAGGGAGGACTTGGCCTACATTGTGGAGGAGTACTCGAGGAGGCAGAGGCGGTTCGGCAGGTGA
- a CDS encoding Rab family GTPase translates to MKRYSAAVLGVGGVGKTTYIYRLLGLSLRPRTTLRPGLYRLYLNDREIDLVDVPGQAALEVARNFARTWTFYVDLMIYMYDLTDQATLYAIAEIHSALLDRGIQPYKNVVLVGNKRDLAEELGIFIEGDEIATAIGAQKIYYISALKDHISALYKPVEEVLP, encoded by the coding sequence ATGAAGAGGTACTCGGCGGCTGTGCTCGGCGTAGGCGGCGTGGGCAAGACCACGTATATATACAGGCTGTTGGGCCTCTCGCTGAGGCCGAGGACTACCCTGCGCCCAGGCCTCTACAGGCTCTACTTAAACGACAGAGAGATAGACCTCGTGGACGTGCCAGGCCAAGCTGCGCTGGAGGTGGCGAGAAACTTCGCACGGACGTGGACCTTCTATGTGGACCTCATGATCTACATGTACGACCTCACTGACCAAGCCACGCTCTACGCAATAGCCGAAATCCACAGCGCCCTGCTCGACAGAGGCATCCAGCCCTACAAAAACGTCGTCTTAGTGGGAAACAAGCGCGACTTAGCCGAAGAGCTCGGCATCTTCATAGAAGGAGACGAAATCGCCACAGCAATAGGTGCGCAGAAGATATACTACATATCGGCCCTAAAAGACCACATATCCGCCTTATACAAGCCCGTAGAGGAAGTCCTGCCATGA
- a CDS encoding THUMP domain-containing protein — protein sequence MSWNLVVATGWRQERLCMEELYRVGDVVGRRVEEVWFTGFDGLLTARVDGDSVEFVKLLIDVVQAGYYVPRYILRATPIMAVVKTDLDEIQKVVGELAERFIAPGETFKIELKKRGVKFDRMAVIEYVAKAVNRKVNLTSPDKVVWVEMFPSRTGVSVIRESENFSLMKARAAHE from the coding sequence GTGAGTTGGAACTTAGTTGTAGCCACTGGGTGGCGGCAGGAGAGACTCTGCATGGAGGAGCTGTACAGGGTGGGGGACGTAGTTGGGAGGAGGGTAGAGGAGGTGTGGTTTACTGGGTTTGACGGTCTGCTGACGGCGAGGGTGGACGGGGACTCCGTGGAGTTTGTGAAGCTGTTAATCGACGTGGTTCAGGCGGGGTACTACGTCCCTAGGTATATCCTCCGGGCGACGCCTATCATGGCCGTGGTGAAGACCGACTTGGATGAGATACAGAAGGTGGTGGGGGAGCTGGCGGAGCGGTTTATAGCGCCCGGCGAGACTTTTAAAATTGAGTTGAAGAAGCGGGGGGTAAAGTTCGACCGAATGGCCGTAATTGAGTATGTGGCTAAGGCGGTGAATAGGAAGGTCAACCTCACCAGCCCGGACAAGGTGGTGTGGGTGGAGATGTTCCCCTCGCGCACTGGCGTCTCTGTGATTCGGGAGAGCGAGAACTTCTCGCTGATGAAGGCCCGGGCGGCGCATGAATGA
- a CDS encoding dihydropteroate synthase: MEIRGVLGRVEVGDGLPVRIMAVLNLSPESFYKGSVAVENAVERALGLEKYADIIDVGAMSTAPYLETWIPPEKELERLKAVLPDIVKSVKATVSVDTYRPEVARYALKVGAEVINDVTGGKLYPDMCRVVAEHDASVVLLAREREARRGVAPIQRVLDALRESVEHFQRCGVDPRKIAVDPGVGFPLLPPRDEPYVVKGEYRHGDEKWPWWKWDLHILANLRELRRLGKPILIGVSRKSFLRRIVGAESPDEVLPASLAAEAVAVLHGAHVVRTHNPKETRQAAAFAKALVDLFQKLDH, translated from the coding sequence ATGGAAATAAGGGGGGTTCTGGGGAGAGTAGAGGTGGGGGACGGGCTCCCCGTGAGGATAATGGCCGTGTTAAACCTGTCCCCCGAGTCGTTTTACAAGGGGTCAGTGGCTGTGGAAAACGCCGTGGAGAGGGCGCTGGGGCTCGAGAAGTATGCCGACATTATAGACGTAGGCGCCATGTCCACAGCCCCCTACCTAGAGACCTGGATACCGCCGGAGAAGGAGCTGGAGAGGCTAAAGGCAGTGCTCCCCGACATTGTAAAATCTGTAAAAGCCACAGTGAGCGTGGACACCTACAGGCCAGAGGTGGCGCGCTACGCGCTTAAGGTCGGCGCAGAGGTGATAAACGACGTCACAGGCGGCAAGCTGTACCCGGACATGTGCCGCGTCGTCGCCGAGCACGACGCCTCAGTGGTGTTGTTGGCCAGGGAGAGGGAGGCGAGGAGGGGCGTGGCCCCCATCCAGAGGGTTTTAGACGCACTTAGAGAGTCGGTGGAGCACTTCCAGCGCTGTGGAGTAGACCCCAGGAAGATAGCGGTGGACCCCGGCGTGGGCTTCCCCCTACTGCCCCCGAGAGACGAGCCCTACGTGGTAAAAGGCGAGTATAGGCACGGGGACGAGAAGTGGCCCTGGTGGAAGTGGGACCTCCACATACTCGCCAACTTGAGAGAGCTGAGGAGGCTCGGCAAGCCCATCCTAATAGGCGTGTCGCGTAAGTCTTTCCTAAGGCGAATCGTCGGCGCGGAGAGCCCCGACGAAGTGCTCCCAGCCTCGCTGGCTGCAGAGGCCGTCGCAGTGCTACACGGGGCACACGTGGTGAGGACACACAACCCGAAGGAGACTAGGCAGGCTGCCGCTTTCGCAAAGGCGCTAGTAGACCTTTTCCAAAAACTTGACCACTAG